The nucleotide sequence AAAAAAAAAAACACCCCTTTCAGGGTGCTCAATCAAGTCGGTCTTCAGCTTTTTCCACAAGCTTCTCTTCTTCTGTATCCGGGCGACTGCTTTCATCTTTGGATAAGAACCATCCGGCAACAGCAATCCCTGCTAGAACAATCCAGAAGATAAGCTTCCATGTTGCAGATTCAATGAAATGTTTATCAATGATGTTAATGTCCGGGTGAGCGAGCGTGTACAAAGCAAGCTTCACTCCTACCCAGCCAACAATGACAAATGCAGCGGTCTCAAGACTCGGACGTTTTTGCAGCAGGGCGACAAAATAGCTCGCTGCAAATCTCATGATAATCAGGCCAATGATGCCCCCGGCCAAAATGACGGCAAACTGGCCGCCATCCAGACCTCCGATTTCCGGCAGACCCGTTGCAGGCAGTGTTACTGCCAGTGCGACTGCCGCAAGGATGGAATCAACCGCAAACGCAATGTCTGCAAGTTCCACTTTAAGAACCGTCATCCAAAAGCCTGATTCCTTTCTGTCCTTATCACCATGCAAATCCTTCTTTAAAATGAATTTCTTCACCAAATGATTTATGGCAATAAACAGCAGATAAACAGCCCCTATTGCCTGTACCTGCCAGACATCGACCAAAAATGAAATTAAAAAAAGCGAGCCGAACCTCAGGACAAATGCTCCTGCAAGCCCGTAAAACAGAGCTTTTTTTCTTTGATCATCCGGAAGGTGCTTAACCATGACGGCCATAACAAGAGCATTGTCTGCCGCAAGAATTCCTTCCAGTGCAATTAAAACAAGTAATACCCACCCGTATTCAAGCAAAAGGGCAACATCCATTCAACATTCCTCCTATATCTGTATTTTCTCTATATACCCAATTTCCTTTCACTCTTATCAAAAAAAATCTTTTCCTTATGCTGGAAAAGACGTTTTAGGAAATCCATGTCAGGATGCAGCAAGTTTTTCAGCTGGTTTTCTTATCCTGTGAAATTGCTGAGGGCTTGACCGTTTTTCTTGTGAAGAACTTGTACAAAATAAAAGCAGCTACGACTACTGCAGCGGCAGGAAGCAAATAGTCGTTTGCCATTCCGCCTACCTGTTCCCATTTATCCCCAAGTTTAAATCCGAGATAAACATACAGGAATGTGATCGGCAGCATGGCTGCAAAGGTATAGATGGAAAATACCCAGACGTTCATTTTTGCCATGCCGCACGGAATGGAGATCAGCGTTCGGACCCCTGGCAGAAACCTTGCCGTAAAAGCCACCATAGCCCCGTTTTTCTCAAAGAACAAATCGGCCTTAGCGAGATTTTCTTCATTGATAAACATGTATTTTCCATATTTAATCAGAAAAGGTCTTCCACCATAGCGGCCAAGTGCATAAAGGGTAAGCGGACCGATTGTTCCGCCAATCGTGCCGGCAAGCACAGTGCCCCACAGCAGCATATCTCCCTGATACACCCAGTATCCAGCGAGCGGAAGAACAATCTCGGCAGGCACAAATTCAAAACATAGAGCAAAAAGCACCCCAAAATAGGAGAGGTCTTTAAAGTACTCAATAAAAGCAAGTATGTAATGTTCCATATTCAGTTCCAGACTCCTTTATTACAGACATCGATTACGCGCAGTACTTTCCTTCTTATCAGAAGCAGCCGCACAAATCAGCCTTTCAGTTCTACAAGCTATCATACTATACATATCATTAAAAAGGGACAACTTTACAATACTTTTATTTTGGCATTTTTATGAACGCTTATTTTACAGGGGTGATGAAAATGGACTGGATTCAGGCGTTTATTTTGGGCGTTATTCAGGGACTGACGGAATTTCTTCCCATCAGTTCAACTGGTCATCTTTACTTGGGCAGAATGCTGTTTGGCATGAAGGACGGCGGGATCTTTCTCGATACGATGCTTCACATTGGCACATTTATTGCCCTGATCGTCTTTTACAAAGATATATTATGGAGGCTTTTGAAACAGCCATTCAGCAAATTAACTCTTTTGCTTGCTGCGGGAACATTGCCTGCGGTGGCTGCAGGTGTTTTCATCAGCGATTTTTTTGACGGCATCAGCAAATCAGGGGCAACGATCGGATGGGAGTTTCTTATTACCGGAGCATTTTTATGGTTTGCTGATTCCATAAAAAAAGGAGCAAAAAAACTCGATGACCTCACCATTTTTGATGCCTTTTTCATCGGTTCCTTCCAGGCCCTCGCCATCTTCCCTGCCATTTCAAGATCAGGAATGACGATCGTCGGAGCTCTTATGAGAGGAATAGACAAAGAAACAGCTGCTTATTTTTCGTTTCTGCTGTCGATACCTGCTATATTCGGAGCTATTCTTTTTCAGGCATCCGATTTGTTTTCAGGCGAGGCGGCGACTATTGGCTTCTTCCCTCTTTTCGTTGCTACGCTTAGTGCTGCCCTGACAGGATATGTGGCTGTTAAGTGGATGATCCAATTTGTGAAGAAACATTCTTTGAGGGGATTTGCGGTCTACGTATGGATATTGGGAGCGGTCATTCTGTTCATTCAGTTTAAGGGATAAGAACAAAAGCGCAAGCGCCAAGGCCCGCTCCGATAGGCAGATAAGAATCAGGCTGAAGAGTCCGGTTCCCACCTTTTTTGACGGATTTGTTCTGAGAGAGGATTTAGGAGCTTACGCTTGCCGAGGATAAATTTGTTATGCTATCCACAGCCTTTTATTCTTTATAATTTCCTTACAAACAGAAAAAAACAGCGGAGGTTCTCCCGCTGTTTTTTAGCGTGCCTTCCTGTTTCTTTTCCTGCCGTAGAGCATCTTTAAAAGCGACTTTACTTTGTTATACTTGTTTTTATACGGATACCACTGCATCTCTGTCTTTTTTCTGCCCCTGTCCACCATGACAGATTTTTCATGGCAAAAGCGGCGGATTCCGTCCTTGCCGTGATACTTTCCGATTCCGCTTTGTTTCACTCCTCCAAACGGGAGATGCTGGTTGGCTATGGACATCATCACATCATTAATAACGGCGTTTCCAGTTTCAAGTCTTGAAGTAACACGCTTAGCTTTTTCAAGATCTTTGCTCCAGACGCTTGCATTCAGCCCATAGACTGAATCATTCGCGAGAGCAATGGCCTCATCTTCAGATTGAAACGGCATGACAGCTGCAACAGGCCCAAAGGTTTCTTCCTGCATGATCTTCATATGCTGCTTTACGTCTGCAAAAACCATCGGATTGATAAACAGGCCTTCAGACAGCTTCCAGTTTTCAGGAAGTGATCCGGCGATGAGTCGTGCCCCTCCCGCAACGGCTTCTTCCACGTGGTCTTTTATAACTGAAAGCTGCGACGGATGTGTCATCGCGCCGATATCATCATCCTCACCACGACCCTGCTTCAGCTTGACTGTTTCAGAAACGAGCAGGTCAAGAAATGTTTTATACACATCCTCCTGCACATAAATCCTCTCAGTACTCATGCAGACCTGCCCGCTGTTTGTGAAGGAACCCCATGCAGCTGCCTTCGCTGCTCTTTCAAGATTTGCATCTTCAAAAACAATGAAGGGGTCCTTTCCTCCGAGCTCCAATGTAACGGGAATGAGGGTCTTTGCGGCTTCTTCCTGAATCTTCTTGCCTGCAGCAGCAGATCCTGTAAAAAAGATAAAATCCGGTTTAGCTTTAACCAGCGCTTGCCCGGTTTCCTTTCCTCCATGAACCACCTGAATGACTCCATCCGGAAAACCTGCGAGCTGAACGGCTTTTTCAATAAACAATCCTGTTTCAGCGGTAATTTCCGAAGGCTTCAAAATAACGGTATTTCCTGCTGCAAGAGCATTTACGACTGGCACGAGTGCGAGCTGGAGGGGATAATTCCAGGGCGAGATAATCAGAGCGGCTCCTCTTGGCATATATTCAATGTAGCTTTTTTTCCCGATAAAGTGGATCGGCGTCTTAACACGCCTCGCCTTCAAACTTTTTTCAGCATTTTTTTCGAGAAAGGATAATGTGTCAAGAACAGGCATCAAATCTGCTGTAACCGCTTCTATTTTTACTTTTCCGGTGTCTGCTGCGAGAACTTCAATGCACTCGTCCATATGGTCTATCAGAACGTGTTTCAGCTTTTTCAGATAAGATAGCCGTTCTCCTGCACTCTTTTCTCTCCAAGAGGCAAACGCTCTTCTTGAAGAATTCATGATTTGGCTGATGCGGAAATCAGATGTCTGATCAATGGCTCCTGCCCCGGCAATTCCAGCCGGGTTTAGGTCTGCCGCAGTTTTGCTTTGCTCCATGGCTTCCCCTCCTGTTCTTTTCTAGAAATATTCCCATTTAAAAAGATCATAAACAATAAACAGCTGTATGGAACCTGCACATTATCACAGAAATTATGGCAAACCTAATGATATATCATCAAGGAAAGCAGGAGATCTGACATGCACACGATGTGGAAAGGATCCATCAGTTTTGGACTGGTCAATATACCGGTTAAATTATATGCCGCTACTGAAGATAAAGATGTGAAGCTGAGGAGTTTGCACAGTAAATGCCATACGCCCATTCAATATGAAAAGAAATGCCCGAACTGTGATGAAGCAGTCGGAAATGATGAGATTGTAAAAGGCTACGAATACGTAAAAGGAAAATTTGTCATCCTTGAAGAAGACGAACTCAAACAGCTTAAGCAGGAGCTTGAGGATAAAGCGGTTGAAATCATCGATTTTGTCAACCTTGATGAAATTGATCCGATTTACTTTAATCGCTCCTATTTTATCGGCCCCGGGGAAAATGGAGCAAAAGCTTATTCTCTTCTGCGCGAGGCCCTGCTGAAATCGGGTAAAATCGGTGTTGCAGAAATGACCATCCGTTCAAAACAGCAGCTCGCGGTTCTGAGGGTATACCAGAATACGATTGTGATGGAGACAGTTCATTACCCGGACGAAGTCAGAAAAGCATCAGACGTGCCAAGTGTTCCTGAGAAGACAGATATAGGGGAAAAGGAACTTGATACAGCAATCATGCTCATTGACCAGCTGACAACCTCTTTTAACCCAGAATCTTATATAGATGACTACCGCGAAGCGCTCCTGAATTTGATTCAGAAAAAAGCCGGCAAAAATGAGGGCAAAACACCTGCAGATGCTCCCCGTGAAAATGTCGTTGACTTGATGAGCGCCCTTCAGGCAAGCATCGACAAATCCAAAGAAAAACCGGCAGCAAAAGAACCAGCTGCAAAAACAAAGAAAAAAGCGGCAGCCGGCAAAAAAACCAAAACAGCCAGAAAAAAAGCGTAAGGACAGTCCCGCTGAGCAATCAGCGGGATTCCTGCTGTTCCCCAATCCATTTCGAGGCATCCAGCAGAGAAGGAAAATTCATATCCGCGCCATGATCAGATGAGCCAACCAGAATTGTTTTGGTTCCCGCTTTTTTTCCGGCCATTATATCCACATCCCTGTCACCGATCATGTAACTTTCTTCTATTGTAACGCCATGTCGTTCAGCAAGATCGGTAATCATGAGGGAACCGGGCTTTCTGCATTCGCAGCCGGCATGCGGGGAATGTGCGCAATATGCGACCTCTTCGATTTTCCCTCCTGCTTTTTCAATCTCTTCAACCATTTTCCGGTGGATATCTTTTAGGACAGCCTCTTTCATATAGCCAAGTCCAACTCCGCCCTGATTGGTGACGACAAACACTTTATAGCCTTTATCGCATAAAATCCGCACTCCCTCTGCAGCACCGTCAAGCAGGTAAAGCTGTGAGGGATTGTTCACAAAGCGGACCCTCTCCGTAAGCACTTCGTTTATCACACCATCACGGTCCAAAAATACGGCTTTCATCATTAGAACATCCTTTCATAAACGAATCGTTAATAAGAAATAGTAAGAGTAATAAAAAGCAAAGGAAGTCTGCTATGTATGTAAAACCAATGCTTCCATCTCTTTCTTTAAAGAGGCCTGCAGGAAGCCAGTGGAGCTTTGAAATAAAATATGACGGATTCAGAGCCCTTCTTTCCATCTCACAATCAGCCATTTCCTTTACAAGCCGAAACGGAAAAGACCTTGCTCCTCTTTTTCCCGAAATCATAGAAGCTGTCCGTTCAAGCTTTTCCAAGTTTCAGCCGTTTATGCCTTGTACACTTGACGGGGAACTCACCGTTTTGCAAAGTGCGCACAAAGCATCATTTGAGAAGATTCAAAAGCGGGGAAGGCTGAAAAAGGAGGAGAACATCCAGCGTGCAGTACATGCTGATCCATGTACGTTTTTGGTGTTTGATCTGGTAGAGTGCGCCGGTGAAAAGTTCTCGGCTTCCCCTCTCAATATCAGAAAGGAGAAACTGTCATCTCTGTTGGAATCATGTGGTTTTCCGCTCACCCCCGCACCCGGGGAAGGACGTATACAATATGTCCCCTCTTTCTCAGACGGAGATGCCCTGTTTAAGGATGCCATACGCCACGATTCAGAAGGAATTCTGGCGAAAGATCTGAACAGCAGGTGGGAGGCAGGCATCCGCACAAAAAACTGGCTTAAAATAAAAAACTATAAATACGGCCATGTATTTATTATCGGATATGACAAGAAAAACGGCTACTTTAAAGCAGGCACTTACGATCACGGCACGATTATGGAAGCCGGTGTTTTTTCCCACGGGCTTGAGGAAACAGAAAGAGAATCGCTTGTGGAGATTCTCAGACAAAATAAAGAGAAGGAAAATTCCCAATGGATCACTATTGCTCCAGCAATCTGTGTGGAACTTCAATTTCTCGGACTGTACAAAAATCAGCTGCGGGAGCCTTCATTTCATGCGTTCAGATTTGACCTTGCTCCTGAACTCTGCACATGGTCACAGCTTAAAGTACATGCGGTTTCCGTTCATGAAGACGTTCATCTTACTCACCCGGACAAGCCTCTTTGGAACAATCCGGTAAGGTCAAAGGAAGATTATCTTGCATACTTGATTGATGTTTCTGAAAGCATGCTCCCTTTTCTTGAGAATAAACATTTGACTGTCATCCGCTATCCGCACGGCACTTCTGATGAAGCTTTTTATCAGAAAAACTGCCCTGACTACGCGCCGGATTTTATTCAAACATCCTTACATGAAGGAATCCAGTACATTCTCTGCAATGACCCCTCCACTTTATTGTGGCTCGGCAATCAGGGTGCCATCGAATTTCACGTTCCCTTTCAGACCCGGAAGTCCCATCAGCCAAATGAAATCGTATTTGACCTAGACCCTCCTTCAAGAAATGAATTTGGACTTGCTGTAAAAGCGGCTCTTGAAATGCATAAACTATTTGAATCATTCTCTCTTAAGTCTTTTCCAAAGCTTTCAGGAGGAAAAGGCATTCAGATTCACATCCCCATAACGGAGGGGACATTTTCCTACGAGCAGACGAGAAGCTTTACAGAATTTATTGCTTCTTATCTTGTACAGGTATTCCCTGAAGCGTTTACGGTTGAAAGACTGAAGAAAAACCGCGGAAACAGGCTGTATATCGATTATATTCAGCATGCTGAAGGCAAGACCATCATTTCACCCTATTCTCTCAGGGGAAATCCTGCAGGAGCCTTTGCAGCAGCACCGCTCTATTGGGAGGAAGTAAAGGACGGTCTGAAGCCTGACTCGTATACAATGAACACAGTTGCCGATCGCCTGCAGGATATGTCCTGTCCCTTTGCAGACTTCTTTTCCTCTCCGCAGGATAAAGTGCTAATGCAAATCCTGCATTTCATTGAGGAGCAAAAATCAAAAGGATAACAGCGTCATCATCCCGAATCTGTTAAGCCAAACATAATTCATCGGGAGAATGACAAAAATAAGTCATACTCTTATATAAATGAGGCCTGACCTATGCCGAATTTTTTTTGGTTCTTTCTCCTTTTCGCAGCAACCGCAGCGCTTGCTTATGCAAATGCACGAAAAGACCGTCCCATGCTCGTTCCTCTATGGCTGTTAAATGCGGGGCTTGCGATTATTTTTGAAGTTTTCATCTTTGTTTTCTTACATTCTTATACATATAAACCGGAAGTTTTCAGTGACCCTTTCTCAGACAGCTCATTTGGTTCTATTTTCAGCCAGCTCATGATTGTCCCGATGATTGGTGTCACAGCCGCATTTTACAGGCTTACCTTTCCGGCGATGCTGCTGATCAGTTTTGGCATGTCCGCTGTGGAAGTTTCCTTTTTGCATTTGGGAATTTATGAACATCACTGGTGGAAAGTTTACTATACAACTTTGCTGCTTCCTGCCGCCTTTCTCATTTCATCCTGGTGGTACAGGCTGCTGAAAAAAAATAACCGCCCCGCTGCCAAACTGGGCCTTTACTTTATGAATTTGAGCGTATCCTTAACACTAACATGGGCAGCAACCGTTCCGCTTACCATGTATTTGTTTCAGCCGGGCTGGTTTGATAATCCCGTTCGTGATCATCTTGCAGCAAACTCTGTCTTTTTCAGCATTGCGTGCGTTTTTTACACACTGATTGTCCTTATCCGCCGCAGAGTCATTAAGCTGCTGCTTTTTCTTATCCTTCTCTGCATCCACTATTTCCTGCTGGAAAATGGATTATTTTCCTATCACACCGGCTTCGCCTCGTTCGCAGCGCTGCACCTGTTCTTTATCGCAGTGAGCTGCCTGATGTGGAAATGGACACTGGATGCTGTCAGATCGCACGCAGGATGATTAAGGCGTACAGCCAAAATAAAAAATCCCGATTTTCGGGATTTTTTATCTGAAAAGCAGATGCTGACTGTGTACGCCTGCTTTTTTCAGCAAAGCCATCAGCTGCTGCTGTTCGTCGATGGACAGGCCGGAGAAAGCCCGGGCCATTCGCAATGTATGTACCGGATAGATCTCATCCAGGTAGGTTCTTCCTTTTTCAGTAAGATTGGCATAAACAGAACGCTTGTCTTTTGGATCCTGCTCCCTGTATATAAATTCATTCTTTTCAAGCTTATCGATCACATAGGTAACATTCCCGCTGACAAGCAGAAGACGCGAGCCAATTTGCTGAAGCTTCTGGGGACCTTTCGTATAAAGAAGTTCAAGCACAGAAAACTCTGTCGGGTTAAACCCATGTTCCTTGCTGTCACGAATTGAATGTTCGGAAACACTCTTAAATGCCCTTGCAAACGTTTTAAAAAGATTCAGTGCAAGTTCAAGTTCTTCATTTGTATAAGACTTCATTCTCATCGCCCTCTTACCTTAACATTCTAAAGATATCTAAAAATTCAAAAAACAACATGGATTATTTTACTATGAAAATACTGTTTTTTAAAGGCTTCTTTCCTGCTGGAACTTTGGCTCATTCAATAAGGCCAGATCCTCTTTTTTATTGATATTTGCAAATCGGTCAGGCCGGTCAAAATGCGATTGATCGAGCATGAGCGGTTCGGCGGCATGCAGCAGTGACATCATTTTAAGTTCTCTGTCCTCAAGCTGTTTCTGCAGCACGGGAAGCAGCGAGCGATGGTACATTGCACAAAGCGGATGAACCTTTCCGTGAATAACAGGTACAACAGCTGAATGTCCTGCGGTTTGTAACCCTGTAAAGACAGAGAGAGTCTGCCGGTCAATCAGCGGCATGTCACAAGCAAGGACAAGGTACCATTCAGATTTTACTATTTTCATAGCCGAGTAAATTCCGGCAAGCGGTCCAAGTCCCTTAAATGGAGGAATGTCTTCAAAACTTGTGATCTCAGGATGTTTCAATTTGCGTCCGGAGACTGCAGCAACATCTGATACCGCTTTCAATTCCGAATAAGCATACGTGAGAAATGTGCCGTTATTGTATGGTTCACATGCCTTATCAGACTGAAATCGCCGCGACATTCCGCCGGCCAGTACAATACCTGCAACTGTCATAAATTCCTCCGCAGTCTTCTTTTAATCATCTTACCACAATTTCGTGTCTCGAGGCTATCTTCTCTTTTCCCTCTGTTCCTGCACCGCGCGTCTTCCAGACAGCAAAAAAAGCCGGAGAACATCTCGGCTTTTGGCGGGATTTCATGAGGAAGGCTGATTAGAAGAATGGCATCGTTTTTGCAATTTTTGCCCGCCATGAAGAGTATAAACCGGGATTCTACGGCTGCACAGGTTTTTTATGGGTGAGTTTCATAAAAGGTACACCGCTGTAAAAATACTGATATTCCTTTTTTAATTCAGACAGCGTCATGCTGCTCAGCACCTCTTCGTCGTATATGCCGAGCGAGTTCAATTTCCTGCTGTAAAAAACCCTTTGATCTTCAAGAGCTTTCCGGAACAATTTGCTCATTTTTCACTTCTCCTTTCAAACTGTCTAGTTATCACTCTACCCGCTGATTGTTAGTCCACGGTTAAGCCAGTGTAAAAGTTCAGCTGAATGTGTTAAAAAGCCGTAAACGGTCAAGACTAGTCTCAGGCTATTACATGGAGGAGGCTTGACAATGAATCATATCCGCCCGATTGCTTATCGGACACGCGGGGAACTGCATCAAATCTATTTTCTGAATACACTTGAACCGAAGAATGAGCAGCTGTATACTGCTGAATTCAAATCCGGGAAACTGCTGCTTTTATGTGCTTATGAACACAGATATGACCGCTTCAGCGATGTAACCTCAATGTTTACAGAAGACTATCTTTTTGAGCTCAGTCACTTTTTAACGGACTTTCTTCCTTCCCGAATGGCCAGAAGATCAGGATGATTTTTTCAGGCATGAGTTTTGCATGTACCGCAGAAATTCATGCGCATCTTTTCCGATTTCATTCTGCAGATCCTCAAGCATTTCATCCCTCCTTACATCCAGTTCTACAATCTTCCTGGCAATTTCAGCTGCCTTCTTCAAATCCATGCTGTCTCCTCCTTCAATCTGTTAATTCAAGTGTAATGAGAAAAGATTCATAAATCATCATTGTTGTTAAATAAACTCACAATGTTTTTTATAAATCTAACAATTCATGTTAGATTTTCTGACAAAAGTGCACTTCAACTCATTTCCATAAGGTATAATTGGAAAAAGAAATGAAAGTGCGGGGTGGAAAAATGGAACAGCAAGACCACTCATATAAAGATAAAAAAGTGATTTCAATCGGGATTGTAAGCGAGCTTACCGGCTTATCCCTGCGCCAAATCCGCTATTACGAAGAGAGGCATCTGATTTCTCCGCAGCGGACCTCAAGAGGCACAAGAAAGTATTCTTTTTCGGATGTAGAACGATTAATGGACATTGCCAACAAACGTGAAGACGGCGTGCAGACGAATGAAATCCTGAAAGAAATGCGCAAGAAGGAAATGCGTTCAAATCCTGATTACCGCAAAAAAATGCTTGAAGGCCAGCTAAACGCTCAGTTTCATTTCCGCAATAAAAAATGAGGCGCCTGCTGCGCCTCATTTTTTTATAGTTTAAACCGGTTTACAAGCTGTGTAAGTCTTGTTGAGACGGCAGCCAGTGAATCAGCATGTCCTGATATCTCTTCCATGGACTGGCTTGACTGTTCAGCAGAAGCAGCAGTCTGCTCAATCCCTGCCGCAGCCTCCTCTGAAACTGACGCAATACTTGAAATGGAATCATTCATGATTTCGCTGCTTTTCATAATGCGGTTTAAATCCTTTTGGATGGTCGTGATTCTTCCCGACATTTCTTCAATATACTCTTTAATCTCTGAAAAACTCTCTCCTGTCTTACTGATGGATGCAGACCCTTTTATAATTTGCTTATATCCATCCTTCAGGTTTTCAGCTACTTCTTCTGTTTCTTTGCGGACATTGCTGACAATCTTGTTAATATCAACAACTGAGCTTGAAACCTGTTCAGCAAGTTTTCTAACCTCATCTGCCACAACCGCAAACCCTCTGCCGTGCTCCCCTGCTCTGGCAGCTTCAATCGCTGCGTTAAGAGCAAGAAGATTCGTCTGATCTGCGATGCTCTGAATGACATCCACCAAAGTGGAAATTTTCTCTGACTGTTCATCCAGATGCTCTACTTTTTCAACAGTTGTTTCCATAAGTCCATTAATGCGGTTCATCTGATTGACAGATTCATTCATAAGTTCATACCCCGCATACGAATGAGTGAGAACTTCACCAGATGCTTTTGCAACAGCTTCCCCGCTTTGATTCGCGACATAAATGGATTCCATCAGTTCACCCATCGTTTCAGAAAGATCGGAAGCGGAAGATGCCTGCGTCTCAGCTCCCGATGAAAGCTCCTGCATCGTTGACGCAATTTGTTCGCTTCCAGCTTTTAACTCTTTTGAAGAAGCCTGCAGCTGACCGCTTTG is from Bacillus sp. FSL H8-0547 and encodes:
- a CDS encoding TerC family protein, with the translated sequence MDVALLLEYGWVLLVLIALEGILAADNALVMAVMVKHLPDDQRKKALFYGLAGAFVLRFGSLFLISFLVDVWQVQAIGAVYLLFIAINHLVKKFILKKDLHGDKDRKESGFWMTVLKVELADIAFAVDSILAAVALAVTLPATGLPEIGGLDGGQFAVILAGGIIGLIIMRFAASYFVALLQKRPSLETAAFVIVGWVGVKLALYTLAHPDINIIDKHFIESATWKLIFWIVLAGIAVAGWFLSKDESSRPDTEEEKLVEKAEDRLD
- a CDS encoding DedA family protein, which translates into the protein MEHYILAFIEYFKDLSYFGVLFALCFEFVPAEIVLPLAGYWVYQGDMLLWGTVLAGTIGGTIGPLTLYALGRYGGRPFLIKYGKYMFINEENLAKADLFFEKNGAMVAFTARFLPGVRTLISIPCGMAKMNVWVFSIYTFAAMLPITFLYVYLGFKLGDKWEQVGGMANDYLLPAAAVVVAAFILYKFFTRKTVKPSAISQDKKTS
- a CDS encoding undecaprenyl-diphosphate phosphatase, with the translated sequence MDWIQAFILGVIQGLTEFLPISSTGHLYLGRMLFGMKDGGIFLDTMLHIGTFIALIVFYKDILWRLLKQPFSKLTLLLAAGTLPAVAAGVFISDFFDGISKSGATIGWEFLITGAFLWFADSIKKGAKKLDDLTIFDAFFIGSFQALAIFPAISRSGMTIVGALMRGIDKETAAYFSFLLSIPAIFGAILFQASDLFSGEAATIGFFPLFVATLSAALTGYVAVKWMIQFVKKHSLRGFAVYVWILGAVILFIQFKG
- a CDS encoding aldehyde dehydrogenase family protein, whose amino-acid sequence is MEQSKTAADLNPAGIAGAGAIDQTSDFRISQIMNSSRRAFASWREKSAGERLSYLKKLKHVLIDHMDECIEVLAADTGKVKIEAVTADLMPVLDTLSFLEKNAEKSLKARRVKTPIHFIGKKSYIEYMPRGAALIISPWNYPLQLALVPVVNALAAGNTVILKPSEITAETGLFIEKAVQLAGFPDGVIQVVHGGKETGQALVKAKPDFIFFTGSAAAGKKIQEEAAKTLIPVTLELGGKDPFIVFEDANLERAAKAAAWGSFTNSGQVCMSTERIYVQEDVYKTFLDLLVSETVKLKQGRGEDDDIGAMTHPSQLSVIKDHVEEAVAGGARLIAGSLPENWKLSEGLFINPMVFADVKQHMKIMQEETFGPVAAVMPFQSEDEAIALANDSVYGLNASVWSKDLEKAKRVTSRLETGNAVINDVMMSIANQHLPFGGVKQSGIGKYHGKDGIRRFCHEKSVMVDRGRKKTEMQWYPYKNKYNKVKSLLKMLYGRKRNRKAR
- a CDS encoding Ku protein; translated protein: MHTMWKGSISFGLVNIPVKLYAATEDKDVKLRSLHSKCHTPIQYEKKCPNCDEAVGNDEIVKGYEYVKGKFVILEEDELKQLKQELEDKAVEIIDFVNLDEIDPIYFNRSYFIGPGENGAKAYSLLREALLKSGKIGVAEMTIRSKQQLAVLRVYQNTIVMETVHYPDEVRKASDVPSVPEKTDIGEKELDTAIMLIDQLTTSFNPESYIDDYREALLNLIQKKAGKNEGKTPADAPRENVVDLMSALQASIDKSKEKPAAKEPAAKTKKKAAAGKKTKTARKKA
- a CDS encoding HAD family hydrolase, giving the protein MMKAVFLDRDGVINEVLTERVRFVNNPSQLYLLDGAAEGVRILCDKGYKVFVVTNQGGVGLGYMKEAVLKDIHRKMVEEIEKAGGKIEEVAYCAHSPHAGCECRKPGSLMITDLAERHGVTIEESYMIGDRDVDIMAGKKAGTKTILVGSSDHGADMNFPSLLDASKWIGEQQESR
- a CDS encoding DNA ligase D, coding for MYVKPMLPSLSLKRPAGSQWSFEIKYDGFRALLSISQSAISFTSRNGKDLAPLFPEIIEAVRSSFSKFQPFMPCTLDGELTVLQSAHKASFEKIQKRGRLKKEENIQRAVHADPCTFLVFDLVECAGEKFSASPLNIRKEKLSSLLESCGFPLTPAPGEGRIQYVPSFSDGDALFKDAIRHDSEGILAKDLNSRWEAGIRTKNWLKIKNYKYGHVFIIGYDKKNGYFKAGTYDHGTIMEAGVFSHGLEETERESLVEILRQNKEKENSQWITIAPAICVELQFLGLYKNQLREPSFHAFRFDLAPELCTWSQLKVHAVSVHEDVHLTHPDKPLWNNPVRSKEDYLAYLIDVSESMLPFLENKHLTVIRYPHGTSDEAFYQKNCPDYAPDFIQTSLHEGIQYILCNDPSTLLWLGNQGAIEFHVPFQTRKSHQPNEIVFDLDPPSRNEFGLAVKAALEMHKLFESFSLKSFPKLSGGKGIQIHIPITEGTFSYEQTRSFTEFIASYLVQVFPEAFTVERLKKNRGNRLYIDYIQHAEGKTIISPYSLRGNPAGAFAAAPLYWEEVKDGLKPDSYTMNTVADRLQDMSCPFADFFSSPQDKVLMQILHFIEEQKSKG
- a CDS encoding MarR family transcriptional regulator — translated: MRMKSYTNEELELALNLFKTFARAFKSVSEHSIRDSKEHGFNPTEFSVLELLYTKGPQKLQQIGSRLLLVSGNVTYVIDKLEKNEFIYREQDPKDKRSVYANLTEKGRTYLDEIYPVHTLRMARAFSGLSIDEQQQLMALLKKAGVHSQHLLFR
- a CDS encoding molybdenum cofactor guanylyltransferase translates to MTVAGIVLAGGMSRRFQSDKACEPYNNGTFLTYAYSELKAVSDVAAVSGRKLKHPEITSFEDIPPFKGLGPLAGIYSAMKIVKSEWYLVLACDMPLIDRQTLSVFTGLQTAGHSAVVPVIHGKVHPLCAMYHRSLLPVLQKQLEDRELKMMSLLHAAEPLMLDQSHFDRPDRFANINKKEDLALLNEPKFQQERSL
- a CDS encoding stress protein: MSKLFRKALEDQRVFYSRKLNSLGIYDEEVLSSMTLSELKKEYQYFYSGVPFMKLTHKKPVQP
- a CDS encoding MerR family transcriptional regulator produces the protein MEQQDHSYKDKKVISIGIVSELTGLSLRQIRYYEERHLISPQRTSRGTRKYSFSDVERLMDIANKREDGVQTNEILKEMRKKEMRSNPDYRKKMLEGQLNAQFHFRNKK